A window of the Deltaproteobacteria bacterium genome harbors these coding sequences:
- a CDS encoding 4Fe-4S dicluster domain-containing protein, whose amino-acid sequence MTVRFVEHEKLNTCVHCGLCLAACPTYLELGTETDSPRGRIHLMRALEEGTLRPTPEVVRHLDLCLGCRACETACPSGVPYGSLIEAARPFVERHRSWARRLGRRALVTLLTTRAGRKVAFGPLRLVAGRRALGRLASRLPGRWLALAAAVAQTANGGPLPTAVDPPGRARGTAALLTGCVAESVFPATNLATARLLAHAGVRVLVPPRQGCCGALALHLGAAARARALARKAARELAATGADWVVSNAAGCGAALRDYDHLLPEDPHAVSVARRARDALELLAELGLPPPGRRLAARVAVHDPCHLAHGQGVRAAPRALLAAIPGVRLVELEEADTCCGSAGTYNLTEPAMADRLLARKIERIAASGADVVAAANPGCLLQIRAGVIARRLHVAVEHPIDLLATAHGVAG is encoded by the coding sequence TTGACGGTGCGCTTCGTCGAGCACGAGAAGCTCAACACCTGCGTGCACTGCGGGCTCTGCCTCGCGGCGTGCCCGACCTACCTCGAGCTCGGCACGGAGACCGACTCGCCGCGCGGGCGCATCCATCTCATGCGCGCGCTGGAGGAGGGCACGCTCCGGCCGACGCCGGAGGTCGTGCGGCACCTCGATCTGTGCCTCGGCTGCCGGGCCTGCGAGACGGCCTGCCCCTCGGGCGTGCCGTATGGCTCGCTGATCGAGGCGGCGCGCCCGTTCGTCGAGCGGCACCGATCGTGGGCCCGTCGCCTCGGCCGGCGCGCCCTCGTCACCTTGCTCACCACGCGGGCCGGCCGCAAGGTCGCGTTCGGCCCGCTCAGACTCGTCGCCGGCCGCCGGGCGCTCGGCCGCCTCGCGTCCCGCCTGCCGGGCCGCTGGCTCGCCCTCGCGGCGGCCGTCGCGCAGACCGCGAACGGCGGCCCCCTCCCAACGGCGGTCGATCCCCCCGGCCGCGCGCGCGGCACCGCCGCGCTGCTGACCGGCTGCGTCGCGGAGAGCGTCTTCCCGGCGACGAATCTGGCGACCGCTCGCCTTCTCGCGCACGCCGGGGTACGCGTGCTCGTCCCGCCGCGGCAGGGCTGCTGCGGGGCGCTGGCCCTGCACCTCGGGGCTGCCGCGCGGGCGCGTGCGCTGGCGAGGAAGGCGGCTCGCGAGCTGGCCGCGACCGGCGCGGACTGGGTGGTGTCGAACGCCGCGGGCTGCGGCGCAGCGCTCCGCGACTACGACCACCTGCTGCCCGAGGATCCGCATGCCGTGAGCGTCGCCCGGCGCGCGCGCGACGCGCTCGAGCTGCTGGCCGAGCTCGGGCTGCCGCCGCCCGGCCGGCGGCTCGCAGCCCGTGTCGCGGTCCACGATCCCTGCCATCTCGCGCACGGGCAGGGGGTGCGCGCGGCGCCGCGCGCCCTGCTGGCCGCCATCCCGGGCGTCCGTCTGGTCGAGCTGGAAGAGGCCGACACGTGCTGCGGGAGCGCCGGCACCTACAATCTCACCGAGCCCGCGATGGCCGACCGCCTGCTCGCGCGCAAGATCGAGCGCATCGCCGCGAGCGGTGCCGACGTCGTCGCCGCCGCCAACCCCGGCTGCCTCCTCCAGATCCGGGCCGGCGTGATCGCGCGCCGCCTCCACGTCGCCGTCGAGCACCCCATCGACCTCCTCGCCACGGCCCACGGCGTCGCCGGCTGA
- a CDS encoding c-type cytochrome yields MRASVASKLRSLRTAGRPALRTRGAPEPWTAPRLIAWTAILVALAESAWLLYPSVRARVLSLEETPAVRGYRLAAGIGCFSCHGPGGNGGTKNPGSEEGEVPAFGEQTQMMYVKGEQDLREYILDGAPRRKREDADYRTKMEAAALRMPAYRPFLSASQVEDLVAFLRATSGQIAPDEALAARGAERAAELGCFACHGPLGAGGVSNPGSFKGYIPGFWGGDFDELVRDDGELRQWIAEGGIPRISEHPIGRIFVRRQVIKMPAFAHGHVQSPEDIDALMAYLRWIRAGSWKSLTRVAAGG; encoded by the coding sequence ATGCGCGCGAGCGTGGCCAGCAAGCTCCGGAGCCTTCGCACGGCCGGCCGCCCGGCGTTGCGTACGCGCGGCGCCCCGGAGCCGTGGACCGCGCCGCGACTCATCGCGTGGACCGCGATCCTCGTGGCGCTCGCGGAGAGCGCCTGGCTCCTCTATCCCTCCGTGCGCGCGCGCGTGCTCTCGCTCGAGGAGACGCCCGCGGTGCGCGGCTATCGGCTGGCGGCGGGGATCGGCTGCTTCTCCTGCCACGGACCCGGCGGAAACGGCGGCACGAAGAACCCGGGCAGCGAGGAGGGCGAGGTGCCCGCCTTCGGGGAGCAGACGCAGATGATGTACGTGAAGGGCGAGCAGGACCTGCGCGAGTACATCCTGGACGGCGCACCGCGCCGCAAGCGTGAGGATGCCGACTACCGCACGAAGATGGAGGCTGCGGCCCTGCGCATGCCCGCGTATCGGCCATTTCTCAGCGCATCCCAGGTGGAGGATCTCGTCGCCTTCCTGCGCGCGACCTCGGGGCAGATCGCTCCCGACGAGGCGCTCGCGGCACGTGGCGCCGAGCGCGCCGCGGAGCTCGGCTGCTTCGCGTGCCACGGCCCGCTCGGCGCGGGCGGGGTGTCGAACCCCGGCTCCTTCAAAGGCTACATCCCCGGCTTCTGGGGTGGCGACTTCGACGAGCTGGTGCGCGACGACGGGGAGCTGCGGCAGTGGATCGCCGAAGGCGGCATCCCGCGCATCTCCGAGCATCCGATCGGCCGCATCTTCGTCCGCCGCCAGGTGATCAAGATGCCGGCCTTCGCCCACGGCCACGTCCAGTCGCCGGAGGACATCGACGCCCTCATGGCGTACCTCCGCTGGATCCGGGCCGGCAGCTGGAAAAGTCTCACGCGCGTCGCCGCAGGCGGCTGA
- a CDS encoding DNRLRE domain-containing protein, with product MDLAPAGDTFVKAGTEAGWDHGAADEVEVEQSPAHIVYLKFDLSAVAAPVVRATLTLFATDASPDGGTLYPVSDSSWVEGNQTGKSSASASGPGLKWTDLDTNADGKVDARDASPFVPDFTRPLAVLGSVTLGQTVTVDVTGAMQAGAGLYTLAIKNGSTNRAKYSSRESQIPAQRPRLHLELGALPTTTTTTTSLPPTSTTVPDGATTTTTTLPTVTPAGPLHLLAGPSASCRLVAAVTGWSGKGPAARCTDGDTCDADGAADGSCTAPVTLCLESNAAPGCGPDVLATLKLSSDPRLQALSAAFEDMKAHMPAGASQVCMPVVSQPVGKGRLALKLQRLGKGRRKTLALVCRPSRPAHGKKGGGTTFATIQKKIFDASCATPTCHGAAAVSGGLNLAPGASYGGLVGVLSANPSAGAAGVLRVAPGNPDASFLLQKLSGNITPAEGVKMPLVGRPLSPAELDLIRRWIAAGAPETAPF from the coding sequence GTGGACCTCGCTCCGGCGGGGGACACCTTCGTCAAGGCGGGCACGGAGGCGGGCTGGGATCACGGCGCGGCCGACGAGGTCGAAGTGGAGCAGTCTCCGGCCCACATCGTGTATCTCAAGTTCGACCTGTCGGCGGTGGCGGCCCCGGTGGTGCGCGCAACGCTGACGCTCTTCGCCACCGACGCCTCGCCCGACGGCGGGACGCTCTACCCGGTGTCCGATTCGAGCTGGGTCGAGGGAAATCAGACCGGCAAGAGCAGCGCGAGCGCAAGCGGCCCGGGGCTCAAGTGGACGGACCTCGACACCAATGCCGATGGCAAGGTGGACGCGCGTGACGCCTCGCCCTTCGTGCCGGACTTCACGCGGCCGCTGGCGGTGCTCGGGAGCGTGACTCTGGGCCAGACCGTCACCGTGGACGTGACGGGCGCCATGCAGGCCGGAGCCGGGCTCTATACGCTGGCCATCAAGAACGGCAGCACGAATCGGGCGAAGTATTCCTCGCGCGAGAGCCAGATCCCGGCCCAGCGTCCGCGTCTGCACCTGGAGCTCGGCGCGCTTCCGACCACCACCACCACGACGACGAGCCTGCCGCCGACGTCGACCACGGTGCCGGACGGCGCGACCACGACGACCACCACGCTGCCGACGGTGACGCCCGCTGGTCCCCTTCACCTCCTCGCCGGGCCAAGCGCCTCGTGCCGGCTGGTGGCGGCGGTCACGGGCTGGAGCGGGAAGGGCCCGGCGGCCCGCTGCACCGATGGTGATACCTGCGACGCCGACGGGGCTGCGGACGGCAGCTGCACGGCGCCGGTGACCTTGTGCCTCGAGAGCAACGCCGCGCCGGGATGCGGGCCGGACGTGCTGGCCACGTTGAAGCTCTCGTCCGATCCGCGGCTCCAGGCGCTTTCCGCCGCCTTCGAGGACATGAAGGCGCACATGCCGGCGGGAGCCTCCCAGGTGTGCATGCCGGTCGTGAGCCAGCCGGTCGGCAAGGGCCGCCTGGCCCTCAAGCTCCAGCGGTTGGGCAAGGGCCGTCGCAAGACGCTGGCGCTGGTCTGCCGCCCGTCTCGTCCTGCGCACGGGAAGAAGGGCGGTGGGACGACGTTCGCCACCATCCAGAAGAAGATCTTCGACGCCAGCTGCGCCACGCCCACCTGTCACGGCGCCGCGGCCGTGTCGGGCGGTCTCAACCTGGCCCCGGGTGCGTCCTACGGGGGCCTGGTCGGCGTGCTCTCCGCCAACCCCAGCGCGGGGGCTGCCGGCGTGCTGCGCGTCGCGCCCGGGAACCCCGACGCGAGCTTCCTCCTCCAGAAGCTTTCGGGGAACATCACCCCGGCCGAGGGTGTGAAAATGCCGCTCGTCGGCCGCCCGCTCTCGCCCGCGGAGCTCGACCTGATCCGCCGCTGGATCGCGGCGGGCGCCCCGGAGACGGCGCCCTTCTAG
- a CDS encoding DNRLRE domain-containing protein, which translates to MKTARLAHAHRNATAGRRGAPMRISTLKRFVPVALASLAAVVPLGAGTVGAQLAPGALSTVPVPKPDLTGFVRDEAAAVALGKALFWDMQLGSDGVQSCGACHFHGGADNRLKNQVNPGTQHAATTFEVAKPNATLTAANFPLHKLANPDDRLSAVLFDADDVISSQSVTLQKFNDIIPGQAVENCTVTPDPIFSVGGVNVRRVQPRNVPTMINAIFTFRNFWDGRANAVFNGVDAFGPRNPNARVLQVQADGSVVPVAVAIAPASLASQAVPVLGSNFALACTGRTVNKVGKKMLSLTPLAKQWVDPTDSVLGPLARSRTTPGARGLTSSYVTLIQTAFDPKWWNSDKVVTFPGGVRTISAPTGAPLTTSQFTVMEQNFSLFFGLAIQLYETTLVSDASLFDQAQLGLATLTPAQQDGLNTFKGSCAGTQCHSGPTFTAASTNNFGAGSEPIEQRQTAAGANAFHDGGFFNIGVRPTAEDLGVGGSAPAGVPLSFARRDFLGLAIPEIAAIQNPLPPIGPADVLAVDGAFKAPSLRNVELTGPYMHNGGMLTLDQVVEFYTRGGDFHEANAANLDARIAGVGRLVGSPTNRANVVAFLKTLTDDRVRFESAPFDHPQLFIPNGHPGDAVAVINDGTGKATDALVEVPASGAAGSCVGVDGTPHFACPVCGDNKVNQASEQCDGTDSVLCPGACRANCTCPPAPRCGDNLVNQASEQCDGTADAACPGRCRADCTCAPAPVCGDNTINQPSEQCDGTDSALCPGACRVDCTCPAAPPPPPAPGTVVATVEADAMVNAATPVKNFGATAKLEVDASPVKHALFRVRVSGVGARQVTSATLRLQVSNLLNSQSVAGGRLHAITGCAWDEHTLTAKTQPAIDGPVLATAGAVALGQVVDFDVTGAIQGDGVYCFALESPSADGVRYNSREAAAGKPQLLVGVGSQTTTTPPPPTTTPPPAASAAGTVVADTYVQSDLATTNFGAKPVMSVDNGAASNPGTTGVQHTFLRVSVSGVGARLLTGAHLKLQVANVTNAGSVAGGSIHAITSCTWDEKTVTWATQPAIDGPALATLGAVAAGQVVDFDVTSAIHGDGVYCFAIDTTSTDSAIYNSREGTGQHPALVVQVTP; encoded by the coding sequence ATGAAAACCGCCCGGCTTGCTCACGCGCATCGAAACGCAACAGCCGGCAGGAGAGGTGCCCCCATGAGGATCAGCACGCTGAAGCGATTCGTTCCCGTGGCCCTTGCGTCGCTCGCTGCCGTCGTCCCGCTGGGAGCCGGCACGGTGGGTGCGCAGCTGGCGCCCGGTGCCCTCAGCACGGTCCCCGTTCCGAAGCCCGACCTCACCGGCTTCGTGCGCGACGAGGCGGCCGCGGTCGCGCTCGGCAAGGCGCTCTTCTGGGACATGCAGCTCGGCAGCGACGGCGTCCAGTCCTGCGGTGCCTGCCACTTCCACGGCGGCGCCGACAACCGGCTGAAGAACCAGGTCAACCCCGGTACGCAGCACGCCGCGACGACCTTCGAGGTCGCCAAGCCGAATGCGACCCTGACGGCGGCCAACTTCCCGCTGCACAAGCTGGCAAACCCGGACGATCGGCTCTCCGCGGTCCTCTTCGACGCCGACGACGTGATCTCCTCGCAGAGCGTCACCCTGCAGAAGTTCAACGACATCATCCCCGGCCAGGCCGTGGAGAACTGCACGGTCACGCCCGATCCGATCTTCAGCGTGGGCGGCGTGAACGTCCGCCGCGTCCAGCCGCGCAACGTGCCGACGATGATCAACGCGATCTTCACCTTCCGGAACTTCTGGGATGGGCGCGCCAACGCCGTCTTCAACGGCGTCGACGCCTTCGGGCCGAGGAACCCGAACGCCCGCGTGCTCCAGGTGCAGGCGGATGGGAGCGTCGTGCCGGTTGCGGTCGCGATCGCGCCCGCGAGCCTCGCCTCGCAGGCGGTCCCCGTGCTCGGGAGCAACTTCGCGCTCGCCTGCACCGGCCGGACGGTCAACAAGGTCGGCAAGAAGATGCTGAGTCTCACGCCGCTCGCCAAGCAGTGGGTCGATCCCACCGACAGCGTGCTCGGCCCGCTCGCCCGGAGCCGCACGACGCCCGGCGCGCGCGGCCTGACGTCGTCGTACGTGACGCTGATCCAGACGGCCTTCGACCCCAAGTGGTGGAACTCCGACAAGGTCGTGACGTTCCCGGGGGGCGTCCGCACCATCTCCGCCCCCACCGGCGCGCCGCTCACCACCAGCCAGTTCACGGTGATGGAGCAGAACTTCTCGCTCTTCTTCGGCCTCGCGATCCAGCTCTACGAGACCACGCTCGTCTCCGATGCCAGCCTCTTCGACCAGGCGCAGCTGGGGCTCGCCACCCTGACCCCGGCGCAGCAGGATGGGCTCAACACCTTCAAGGGGAGCTGTGCAGGCACCCAGTGCCACTCGGGTCCCACCTTCACCGCGGCGAGCACGAACAACTTCGGCGCCGGCTCGGAGCCGATCGAGCAGCGGCAGACGGCGGCCGGGGCGAACGCCTTCCACGACGGCGGCTTCTTCAACATCGGCGTGCGGCCGACGGCCGAGGACCTCGGCGTGGGCGGGTCCGCGCCCGCCGGCGTCCCGCTCTCCTTCGCCCGGCGTGATTTCCTCGGGCTCGCCATTCCGGAGATCGCGGCCATCCAGAATCCCCTCCCGCCGATCGGCCCGGCCGACGTGCTCGCCGTCGACGGCGCGTTCAAGGCGCCGTCGCTCCGCAACGTCGAGCTGACCGGCCCCTACATGCACAACGGCGGCATGCTCACCCTCGACCAGGTGGTGGAGTTCTACACCCGGGGCGGCGACTTCCACGAGGCCAACGCCGCCAACCTCGACGCCAGGATCGCCGGCGTCGGCCGCCTCGTCGGATCGCCGACCAACAGGGCGAACGTCGTCGCCTTCCTGAAGACGCTCACCGACGACCGGGTGCGCTTCGAGAGCGCGCCCTTCGACCACCCGCAGCTCTTCATCCCGAACGGCCACCCCGGCGACGCCGTGGCCGTCATCAACGACGGGACGGGCAAGGCCACCGACGCGCTGGTGGAAGTCCCCGCGTCGGGTGCCGCCGGCTCCTGCGTCGGCGTCGACGGGACACCGCACTTCGCCTGCCCCGTGTGCGGCGACAACAAGGTGAACCAGGCGAGCGAGCAGTGCGACGGGACCGACAGCGTCCTGTGCCCCGGTGCGTGCCGGGCCAACTGCACCTGCCCTCCGGCGCCACGCTGCGGCGACAACCTCGTCAACCAGGCGAGCGAGCAGTGCGACGGGACGGCCGATGCCGCCTGCCCCGGCCGCTGCCGCGCCGACTGCACCTGCGCTCCGGCGCCGGTCTGCGGTGACAACACCATCAACCAGCCGAGCGAGCAGTGCGACGGGACCGACAGCGCGCTCTGCCCCGGCGCCTGCCGGGTGGACTGCACCTGTCCGGCGGCGCCGCCGCCCCCACCCGCCCCGGGGACTGTCGTGGCGACCGTCGAGGCCGACGCCATGGTGAATGCCGCCACCCCGGTCAAGAACTTCGGGGCGACCGCCAAGCTCGAGGTCGACGCCAGCCCCGTCAAGCACGCCCTCTTCCGCGTTCGCGTGAGCGGCGTCGGCGCGCGCCAGGTCACCTCCGCCACGCTGCGGCTGCAGGTGTCGAACCTGCTGAACTCCCAGAGCGTCGCGGGTGGGCGCCTCCACGCGATCACCGGCTGCGCGTGGGACGAGCACACCCTCACCGCGAAGACGCAGCCCGCGATCGACGGCCCGGTGCTCGCCACCGCGGGCGCCGTGGCCCTCGGCCAGGTGGTCGACTTCGACGTGACCGGCGCCATCCAGGGCGACGGCGTGTACTGCTTCGCCCTCGAGAGCCCCTCCGCCGACGGGGTGCGGTACAACTCCCGCGAGGCGGCGGCGGGTAAGCCGCAGCTCCTCGTCGGCGTGGGCAGCCAGACGACGACCACCCCCCCGCCCCCGACGACCACCCCGCCGCCCGCCGCGTCGGCGGCCGGCACGGTCGTGGCCGACACCTACGTTCAGTCCGACCTGGCGACCACCAACTTCGGGGCCAAGCCCGTCATGTCCGTGGACAACGGCGCCGCTTCGAATCCGGGTACCACCGGCGTGCAGCATACCTTCCTCCGCGTCAGCGTGAGCGGCGTCGGCGCGCGCCTCCTCACCGGCGCTCACCTGAAGCTCCAGGTGGCGAACGTGACCAACGCGGGGAGCGTCGCCGGTGGCAGCATCCACGCGATCACCAGCTGCACCTGGGACGAGAAGACCGTCACCTGGGCCACGCAGCCGGCGATCGACGGGCCGGCGCTGGCGACGCTGGGGGCGGTGGCCGCGGGTCAGGTCGTGGACTTCGACGTCACCTCGGCCATCCACGGCGACGGCGTCTACTGCTTCGCCATCGACACCACCAGCACCGACAGCGCGATCTACAACTCCCGCGAGGGGACCGGCCAGCACCCCGCCCTCGTGGTCCAGGTCACGCCGTAA